GAGCCTCGGGGGGCTGTCGGGATGGCAGACTCTCACCCCATGAGGGAGACCACGGTCGGCGTCGGCGCGGGTGCGGAGAATCTTGTCGGGGAGCTGGGCACCAGTGACATGGTGCTCAACATCGGCCCGCAGCACCCTTCCACGCACGGTGTGCTGCGGCTGAAGCTGGTGCTGGACGGCGAGCGGATCGTGGCCGCCGAGCCGGTGATCGGCTATATGCACCGCGGCGCCGAGAAGCTCTTCGAGGCCCGCGACTACCGCCAGATCATCATGCTGGCGAACCGGCACGACTGGCTGTCCGCCTTCTCCAACGAGCTGGGCGTGGTGCTCGCGGTCGAGCGGATGCTCGGCATGGAGGTGCCCGAGCGCGCGGTCTGGATCCGCACCATGCTGGCCGAGCTGAACCGGGTGCTCAACCACCTGATGTTCCTCGGCTCGTACCCGCTGGAGCTCGGCGGGATCACCCCGGTCTTCCACGCCTTCCACGGCCGCGAGGAGCTCCAGCACGTGCTGGAGGAGGCCAGCGGCGGCCGGATGCACTACATGTTCAACCGGGTCGGCGGCCTGAAGGAGGACCTGCCGGCCGGCTGGCTCGGCCGGGTCAGGGCGGCGGTCGCCTCGGTCCGCTCGCAGCTGCCGGTCTTCGAGAACCTGGTCCTCGGCAACGAGATCTTCCGGGCCAGGACCGCCGACGTCGGGGTGCTCTCCGCCGAGCAGGTGAAGGCGTACGGCGCCAGCGGCCCGATCGCCCGCGCCAGCGGCGTCGACTTCGACCTC
This genomic interval from Kitasatospora gansuensis contains the following:
- a CDS encoding NADH-quinone oxidoreductase subunit D, giving the protein MRETTVGVGAGAENLVGELGTSDMVLNIGPQHPSTHGVLRLKLVLDGERIVAAEPVIGYMHRGAEKLFEARDYRQIIMLANRHDWLSAFSNELGVVLAVERMLGMEVPERAVWIRTMLAELNRVLNHLMFLGSYPLELGGITPVFHAFHGREELQHVLEEASGGRMHYMFNRVGGLKEDLPAGWLGRVRAAVASVRSQLPVFENLVLGNEIFRARTADVGVLSAEQVKAYGASGPIARASGVDFDLRRDEPYLAYGELQDVLRVVTRQEGDCLARFECLLEQTVNSLALADACLDRLAELAPGPVNLRLPKVLKAPEGTTYAWTENPLGINGYYLVSRGDKTPWRLKLRSASYNNIQTLTELLPGTLVADMVAILGSMFFVVGDIDK